The DNA segment AAAAGGCAAATAAAATCACACCATTAACACGGCGCTGTTGGAAGAACTTGAGATGTTCCTGCAAGCGGTGCATTTCCATTTGGCTTTCCACAATAATGGGCTCGCAATTTGCTGCGTAGAGTAGAGGTAACATTGCAGAAAGGGCTTGGTTTTCCGCATTGGAACTTAAGCGCGTAACGATAATGCCAATCATTGGGTTACCTTGTCCACGCATTGCCCGTGCAGATTGAGAGGGGGTAAAGTTATGGGCTTGAATAATGGCTTGAATTTTCTCGCGCGTTTCGGCACTCACCTTGCTATCTTGATTTAACACGCGGGAAACCGTGGATTTCCCCACGCCAGCCAAGGCAGCAATATCTTTAATCGTGAGTTTTTTTGCCATTATTCAATCCTGTGAATGGGGTAATATCCTAACTATTCAAGTGCGGTGCTTTTTTGCAAAATTTTCATTTCGTGATGATGAAACTGTTGCACTAAATCGGCCATGTTTTTGCCATCTGGCAAGGTTAAGTTAGGCGCAATATCATACAACGGCACGATAACAAATTCGCGATGTTGCATATCATAATGGGGAACGGTTAAGCGTTCAGATTCAATAATTTCATCGCCGTAAAGCAGAATATCCAAATCCAACGTGCGTTCGCCCCAACGGCGCAGCCGAACACGTCCTTGTTCTTGCTCAATGCGTTGTAATTGATCGAGCAAATCCAATGGCGCTAATACCGTAGCTAAGCAAGCGACCGCATTAACATAATCCGGTTGATCCTGCGGCCCGAGTGGTTTGCTTTGATAAAAATGGCTAACTGCCGCCAGTTGCGAATGGGGCAGTTGTTGTAACGCTTGCAGCGCGTTTTCTAGCTGTTGCACTGGGGTGGCCAAATTGCTGCCTAAAGCGATATAAACCTGTTTCATTATGCGGTTGGCTCTTTCTGCGTTTTACGTTTTCTTGGACGATAACGTTTTTTCTTTGGCGTTGGGTGCAGTTTTTGATGAGCTTTCACCAAGGCGTTACGCTGTTCTTCATTACTAAATTGGTATTCGTGCCACCAAGTAGCTAACTCAATGGATTCACCGCCTTCCACTTGTGCGCGCATTGCAAGCAAATCAAAGGCCGCGCGGAATTTCGGGTGTGCCATTACACGCATTGGTGCGTTACCATTGCGTTTTAGCAGCTGTAATTGCAAGAACCAAATATCACGAATTACCCCCGTATGGCGGCGTGGTGCAGCAAGGCTTGTAGCAAGCTGATCGAGAATTTCATTGCTGGCTAAGGCGTAAGCATCGTGATTATTTAAGCCACCTTCATTTTTCAGCACTTCCACTTTTTCTCTTAATGGATACCAGAAGAAACAGGCAAACAAAAAGGCAGGATTAATGCGCAGTTTGTCCGCGATACGTTCATCTGTTGAAGTGAGCGCAGTTAAAATCATTCGCTCGGCAAAGCTATCTTGTTTTTCCGTGAAATAAGGCATTAGCGTTGGGAAAAGCTGATCAAACAAGCCATATTGACGCAACAAATGATAGGTTTTCACACCATTGCCCGTTTGCAATAATTTTTGTGCTTCATCATATAAGCGAGCAGGCGGAATATGGCGTAATAGATGCGCCATTTGCTTGATTGGCGCTTCCGTTGGCTTTTCCAAAAACATATCCAATTTTGCCATAAAGCGAATGGCGCGCAGCATACGCACGGGATCTTCTTGATAGCGAATAACAGGATCGCCAATTAAACGCAATTTACCTGCTTTGATGTCTTCAATACCGTGGTAAAAATCACGCAAAGTATTATCTTGTGGATTGTAATAAAGGGCATTAACGCTGAAATCACGGCGTTCGGCATCTTGTTCTAGCGTGCCGTACACATTATCACGCAACAACATTCCTTCATCGCTTTGTTTCGATTGACGTTCGTTATTGTGTTCAGAATGGTTGGCACGAAACGTGGCCACTTCAATAATATCACGTCCAAACATCACGTGAGCCAAGCGGAAACGGCGGCCGATCAAACGGCACTGACGTTGAAAAATAGCTTGAATTTGTTCAGGACGCGCATTGGTGGCAACATCAAAATCTTTCGGTTTTTTATCGAGTAACAAATCACGCAAACAGCCGCCCACCACATAGGCTTCGTAACCGTTACGTTGTAATTTTTGCACCACAGTTAAGGCATTTTTGCTGATCATTCTTGGTTGAATGCCATATTGTGAAGCTTGAATAAGGTGTTTTTGATAGCGATGAGAAGATTTGCCTTGCGCTTTATTTTCTTTCGGCTCGACATATTCTACGAAAGGCGCAGCGGGTCTAGCCTTGCTACGGCTGGATTTGGTATTTTTTTTATTTGCTCGTTTAGGCGAAACCTTTTTGGTGTTGGTTTCTTGTGTTGCATTGTCTGCTTTTTTCTTAAACAGATTTTTAATTAAGGTTAAAATAGCGAACCCCTTGCTTGAAAAGCGTAAATAAAATTAATGAAAAGTGCGGTCAAAAATCACCGCACTTTTTAATTTAAGCCTGTATTTTAACAGCAAGCTAATTAGCCTACCATTTGTTTTTCACGAATTTCAGATAAGGTTTTGCAATCAATGCAAAGATCAGCTGTTGGACGTGCTTCTAAGCGGCGAATACCAATTTCAATACCGCAAGAATCGCAATAGCCGAAATCACCTGTATCGATTTTTTTCAGTGTATGCTCGATTTTTTTCATTAACTTACGTTCACGATCACGGTTGCGTAACTCTAAGCTAAATTCTTCTTCCTGTGTCGCACGATCGGCAGGGTCAGGGAAGTTTGACGCTTCATCTTGCATATACGCCACGGTGCGAGAGGTTTCTTCTTGAATTTGCGCACGCCACGCTTCAAGAATTTTTCTAAAGTGAAGAATTTGCTCATCATTCATATATTCTTCACCTTCTTTTGGTTGATAAGGTTCCACTCCCGCTAAAGCTAATAAACTTAAAGAGGATTGAGTCATTGGTATCTCCTAATAGTAATTCATCCATTTTAACTTAGTATAACTGACCTTATTATCACCATAGGAATAGCAAAATTCAGCTATATTTTTGACCGCACTTTTGCGTTAAGTTAAGACTTTTCGAGGCAAGCCTAATTCCATTTCAAAATTAGGCTCTTTTTAAAGAGCGGTATAAATATCAGAAGTTTGAGAAATTAGCAAATAAATTTACGCAAGATAAAAAATTTTTACACAATAAATTTCAATTTTGCGATCCAGCTAACAAAATCTGCCTCTGTAAACTGGCGTATTATGAGCAAAAATATAAAAAAGACTAGACAACCTTTGAGTTAGGCGAGTATCTTTTAAGAATCATTTTTTAAATAAAAAGAGGGGGCAAAAATGCAAAATTTTTCATTAATAAAAACAAAAGGTTATATTAATGGTGAATATGTAGAAAATGCAGAGGGGAAAACTTTTGCGGTGTTGAATCCGGCAACGCAACAAGAAATTTGCCAAGTGGCAGATTTAGGCGTGGCAGAAACGGAACAAGCCATTTTAGCGGCGGAACAAGCGCAGAAAAAATGGAAACAGGTGTTACCGAAAGAGCGAGCCAATATTTTAACCCGTTGGTATGAACTGGTGTTACAACATCAAGAAGAGCTTGCGCAAATTATTAGCTTAGAACAAGGCAAGCCCATTGCTGAAAGCCGTGGCGAAGTGCTTTATGGGGCAAGTTTTATTCAATGGTTTGCAGAAGAAGCGAAGCGAATTCAAGGGGATATGCTGCCTTCAGATAAAAGCAATCATCGCTTAATGGCAATGAAACAGCCTGTTGGTGTGGTGGCCGCCATTACGCCTTGGAATTTCCCGAATGCGATGATTACGCGAAAATCTGCACCAGCCTTAGCAGCAGGCTGTGCGGTGGTGTTAAAACCTGCGCCAGAAACGCCATTATCCGCCTTAGCCTTGGCAGAATTGGCAAGTCAAGCAGGATTACCAAAAGGCTTGTTGAATGTGATTCCTACCACACAAGTGGTGGACGTGGGCAAAGTGCTGACAGAAAGTCCAATTATTCGCAAATTGACCTTTACTGGCTCAACCAAAGTGGGCAAATTATTAATGGCACAATCGGCAAGTACGGTGAAAAAATTATCCTTAGAACTAGGGGGCAATGCGCCAGCTTTGGTGTTTGATGATGCAGATTTAGACAGTGCCGTGGAAGGGGTATTTGCCTCTAAATTCCGTAACGCAGGGCAGACTTGCATTTGCACCAATCGTATTTATGTACAAGCAGGAATTTATGAAGCCTTTGTGCAAAAATTCTGTGAAAAAGTACAACAAATTAAACTGGGCGAAGCCAATCAGCCAGGTGTCACAATGGGGCCTTTAATCCGCCAAAGTGCTGTGGAGAAAGTACAACGTCACATTGATGATGCATTGCAAAAAGGTGCTAAACTGGTGCTTGGTGGTAAGCCAGCTGATCTTGGTGGAACATTTTTCCAACCTACCGTTTTAGCAGATGTTAATCAAACAATGTTAGTCGCCAAAGAAGAAACCTTTGCGCCTTTAGCACCGATTTTCAAATTTGAAACGGAAGAACAAGCCATTGCAATGGCAAATGAAACGGAATTTGGCTTGGCGGCTTATTTCTTCACGCAAAATATCAACCGTATTTGGCGCGTGTCAGAAGCCTTAGAATATGGCATTGTAGGCATTAACGAAGGCTTGGTGACCAACGAATTTGCCCCATTTGGCGGCGTGAAAGAATCTGGCATTGGGCGAGAAGGATCACATTACGGCATTGATGAATTTTTAGAGCTAAAATATCTTTGTTTAGGCATAAAATAAATAGGCTAAATATGAAGTAAAAAATAAGGGCTGTGTTGCCCCTTTTTTATACCATTAAATTTAAAATAATCGTTAAGTTTGTTATAGAACTGCATCATGTAGTTTTATTGGACATTGGTGAAATGTATATGAATAAACTGAGACGTTATCTATTTATAGTATGTTGAAATGAGTGTAATAGTTTGATTTAACATATTTTATTTATTTTTGTTGACAACCGTTTTTTTTTTTTAGAATAGGGAAGATTTTAGTTTATTTTCATCTGATAGGGATTTTATGACTCATTTCGGTTTTCCTCTCGAAACAATTCTTGTCTTTTTTGGTGTAATTGCACTGTCTGTTTATTTAGATTTATTTGCTCATCGTCATAGCAAGGAAATTAGCGTAAAAGACGCCGCACTTTGGTCCGTCTTTTGGATAGGATTAGCACTTTGCTTTTATGTTTATCTATGGTTACGCTTTGATGCAGAGTGGGCAGATTTATATCTTGCAGGTTATGTATTAGAAAAGAGTTTATCGGTTGATAATTTAATGGTCTTTGTCGCCATTTTTGCTTCTTTTGGTATTACAGGAAGACTTCAACATCGTATTCTTTATTGGGGCATTATCGGCGCGTTAATTTTCCGTGCTATTTTTGTTGTAATCGGAACAGGGTTGTTTGCCGCTAGTCCTTGGGTAGGATTTGGTTTTGCTGCTTTTGTGATTTGGAGTGGGTGGAAGATGCTTAAAAGTGGCGGTGATGATGAGGAAGAAATTGAAGATTATTCAAATCACTGGAGTGTACGTTGGACAGGGAAGCTTATGCCAATTTATACCAAGCTTTTTAGTGATCGCTTTTTGCTTAATCATTCTGAAATGAGTGTGGAACAAATTGCCTCAACAACCCGTAAGGGGGCTAAATATTTAACTCCTGCTTTTCTCTGTTTGATTGCCATTGAAACTTCTGATGTGGCTTTTGCTTTTGACTCTGTACCAGCAGTAATTGCTGTAACGCAAGAGCCTTTATTGGTTTATGCAGCAATGATTTTTGCTATTCTTGGCTTGCGTAGCCTTTATTTTATTTTGGCAACGTTAACTAAATATCTTGTCCATCTTGAAAAATCGATCATTGCGCTATTGTTCTTTATCGGTATCAAAATGGCGATTCAATCTTGGAATCATGCTGTGAGTGATACGGGTATTCATATTTCACCAAATGCTAGTTTATTTATCGTTCTAGGTACTTTAGCAATCGGTGTAATTGCCTCATTTATCTTCCCGGAGAAAGAAGAACAGGAGTAAAAAATGTTAGTAAAAAAACTCGTTTTAACCGTATGCGGTTTATTAGGTAGTTTTGCAATAGCAAATCAGCATTATACTGCGCCACCAACAAGTTCAACTTATGGACATGTACCTGTTATTAGTGATGAACAAATGGAAAAATGCGTGGAAATTTATAATCAAGCTAAATGGTTAGGTGAAGAATTACAAAAGACGTATGTGAATCAGTATTCTCAGACTTCTGTTGATAGTTATAACAACAAAGTGAACCAGCATCAAAATATGATTACGTGGTTTAATCAAAATTGCGCTGGTAAACAATCTCGTTCAGCTTGTGAAGCTGCACGAGAATTAAATCGCAAAAATGGTATTGAAACACAAAGTTGTTATTAGAGAAAATATGTTAAAGAATAAATATTTAACTAAAGTTTGCTTAGCATTATTACTAATTTTATTTAGTATGGAAGTTTTCCAGTTTTTAATTACCGTTTATGCTAAAATAGTTATTTTTAGAGTTGAGAACTATACAGTTACTGAGGCAGAAACTAATTTCTTAGAGTGGTTTGATGAATATAGTATCCTCTTTATTGGTTGTCATTTTCTTGTGGCTTTTTATTTTGGGATTTTTTATTTTATATGGCTCTCTAGAGCTAACTTTAACTTTTTCCTACTTGGCGATAAAGAATTAACATATAATACTCTAATTGTGGGTTGGCGGTTTGTTATTATTCCTATTCCTATTCGTATTCCTATTCCTATCGACAATTTATGGAAGCCTTGGAAGCCTTATTCGGCATTCAAAGAAATAATAGCAAAAAGCCATCAATTGGCATTTGGTTCTGTACATAATAAAAAAACTGAGATGATACTTTTTATGTGGTGGATTTTATTTCTAATATCTCTGTTGTTATGGATTTCTCTAGCAAAAAATTTACAATCCAGGGAATTATTAAATCTAATATTGTTTCTATATATATTTGAAATCTTAAAAAGTATATTTCTTTTTTATCTCATTTATAACGTAGATAAATGGCAACGAAAAGCCAATCAGTCTAAGCCTATTTCATTACAAAAATCTTAACTAGGAGAGAATTATGCGTCGTTTACCTGTTTATTTATTAGTAGATACCTCAGGCTCAATGATGGGAGAAGCAATTGAAGCGGTGCGCAATGGTTTGCAAATGTTGGTTTCCGCGTTGCGCCAAGATCCTTATGCATTGGAAACCGCTTATTTATCAGTAATTACTTTTGATACGAATGCGAAACAAGTTACACCATTAACGGAATTAATGAGTTTTCAAATGCCTGATATTCAGGCTTCAGGGGTTACTGCAATGGGGGAAGCGTTGAGTTTATTGGCGGATTGTATTAATAGAGAAGTTCAGAAAGGTTCAGCGGAAGTGAAGGGCGATTGGAAGCCAGTTGTATTCTTACTTTCAGATGGTTTGCCGACAGATGATTTACAAAAAGGGATCAATGCTATTCGCCAAGTTAAAACAGGAACGTTTGTGGCTTGTGCTGCTGGCGCAGGGGCTGATACTAATGTGTTAAAACAAATCACAGAAACGGTAGTTTCTCTCGATACCGCAGATGCAAATTCTATCAAAGCTTTCTTTAAATGGGTATCAGCCTCTATTTCTGTTTCAAGCCAAAAAGTGGATTTGAATAAGAAAGAGGTTAATGGCTTAAATGAATTGCCTCCACCGCCAGCAGAATTAAATATTGTACTATAAATTGAGTAGACGGAATTTCTCCGTCTATTATCTATTACTCTAGCTTATAAACGTTAAATTATGTCTAGACGACTTCTCACTTATATTTGTATTGACACGTCAGGTTCAATGAAAGGGGAGCCGATTGAAGCGGTAAATGTTGGTTTACAATCACTGTTATCGGCATTACGTCAAAACCCTTATGCACTAGATAGTGTTTATCTCTCGATTTTCACCTTTGATAGTGAAATCAAAAACGTGCTTCCTTTAACCGCGCTTGAAGATGTAACACTTCCAACTATAAGTACTCCAGACAGTGGCCCAACTTTCTTGGGGAGGATGTTAGAAGAACTTGTAAGTGCGGTGCAAAAAGAACAAATTTTAGGATCAACCGATCAAAAAGGAGATTGGCGACCTATTTTAATTTTACTTACCGATGGTAAGCCTTCAGATGTGATGGCATACAATAATGCTATACCACAGATCAAATCCTTGAATTTCGGCAATGTTGTTGCTTGTGCAGCAGGGCCAAAAGCTGATCCTGATGTGCTTAAGAAACTCACTGATACAGTTGTTTCGCTAGATACGATGGATTCAAATAGCTTTGCTCAATTTTTCCAATGGGTTTCTGCTTCGGTTGCTCAAACAAGCGTGAGTGTTGGTGCATCAATAAGCAATACATTGCCACCTCCCCCAAATGAAATCAATATTGTTTTTTAAGGAATAGTTATGCGCCGTTTACCTGTTTATCTTGTGATTGATATTTCTGAAAGTATGGCGGGTGAAAATATTCGTCAAATGCAAGAGGGAATGAGTCGATTGGTTAGCCAATTAAGACGAGATCCTTATGCGTTAGAGTCTGTTTATATTTCTGTTATCGGTTTTGCTGGTGCAGCAGGTACGCTTGCACCACTCACGGAGTTGATAAATTTCTATTTGCCACGTCTACCTATTGGTTCAGGTACATCTATTGGTACAGCATTAAATCATGTAATGGATCGCATTGATAAAGAGGTTATTCCTAGTACAACTGAACAAAAAGGCGATTGGAAACCTTTGGTTTATTTTATGTCTGATGGCTCTAGCACAGATGACACAAGCAAAGCTATTCAGCGCTGGAAATCATTATTTAAACATCGTGCAAAATTAATCAATATAGGAATTGGTAAATTTTCGGATTTATCTACGCTTGATGAAGTGGCCGATCTTACGTATCGTTTAGATGATGCAGATATTGAGCGTGTCTATCAAGCATTATGCGAAACTATTGCTACTTCAATTAGTAGTCAAAGCCGTTCACTTGGTATTGAAATCCCAGTATCGCTTAGTAAAGAACTTTTGGAAAACAGTGCCATTTCATTAGCTAAAAAGACTGAAGAATTAACCGCTCTTGATGAGAATTATGCCATTATTGCTGGTCTTTGCCGTAAAGTAAAGTTGCCTTATTTAATGAAATGGGAGCGTTTTGGTGAAGTGGTATTTGGTGATGCTGAATATCATTATATTGGTGCTTATCCTCTTGAGAAAGATTATGAAGATTGGTCAGATCCTCGTCCTAATAATCAAACAGTAAAATCTTCGCAACTGATTGGTGGAGGTGGTTGTCCTCATTGTGGCTCGCCATTTGCATTTGCAATGTGTGATTGCGGACAAGTTTTTTGTATTGATGGATTAGGTGAGGTAGTTTGTCCTAAATGTGGGCAAGAATGCTTTTTTGGTTTTGATTCTGAAGGCGATGATTTTGAAATTAATCGAGCAAGGGGATAATGATGAATGCATTGGAGCAAATTCAGAAAATTAAATTTTGGCTAGAGAAGATGGATGAAAAGAGCATAGATGCTTTTGCTACCCAGAATTCCACCTTAATTCAGCTTGTTGCCGAAGCCTTTACCAATTTTCATCAAGGAATAGAAAACGTGAAAGTTATAATGCCAACAGAATCTACAGTCATACAAAAAATAATGCCAGTTATTCAACTTGTGAACGCCAAACAAGATGAAGCCTATCTTTGCAAGCCAAATACAGATCTTTTAATTAAAGATGCTCATTTTTCACAAGAATGTGGTTTGCGCTGGAATGCTGAACAAAAAGTGATTGAGGGGATACCGATACTAAGTGGAGAAATTCAAGTTTCTTTCTTATTGGAAGATGGCTCTACCTCGTTGGGTGCACTTTGGATCAACCCAGACCCTAGAAAACTTTGGGATAACATTCCTAGTAACAAAAATGAACGTTTTTGGAAAGCGGATAGTGCAAGTGATGAGATCTCAACAAATTTTGGCAAATTATTAGCAGCAAGAATGCGTGGACGTTCTCATGCACATAAAGGTATATGTTGCGATGATGATTTTACGATTGCTTTTCACGATAAAAGTGGTGTGCATTTTATTGCTGTTGCAGATGGAGCTGGCAGCGCAGAATTTTCTAGGTTAGGTTCAAAATTGGCGGTAGAAGCTGCAAAAGAAAAGGTGCTAGAGCAGCTGACGAACAATGATAAATATCAGGCAATATCCTATTCTTTTGAAATGGATAAGCTAAAAGGAATAGCAAATGGACTATTGTTCCAAGCGGTGCAATCAGCTTTTCAAGCGCAACAAACTGAAGCGGAAAAAGAACAAATTCCATTAAAGTCGCTTTCTTGCACTTTGTTGCTAGCATTAACTTTACGTCTTAAAAATGGTCAATGGTTTACAGCTTGTTATTGGGTTGGTGATGGTGCTGCCGCTATTGTTGATTTAGGGACGCCAAAAGTGAAATTATTGGGGGAAGTTGATTCAGGTAACTATTCTGGGGAAACAGTCTTTTTAACGCATTCCGAGATTGAGGCAGAAAAATTGGTTTCTCGAATTCACACCGATTTGCAGTATTATCCACCGCTCTTGATGTTGATGACTGATGGTGTTTCTGATCCAAAATTTAAAACAGATGCGAAATTACAAACTATTGAGGCATGGCAAGCCTTATGGGAGGAATTAAAAATACCATTACAAGCTGAAAATCCTGCTAAAGCTTTAGAACAATGGTTAGATTTTTGGTCAAAAGGTGAACATGATGATCGAACGCTAGCAATGTTTATTTCACAAGATGAGTGGAATGGGGTGGTAAATCAATGTCAAAATGATATCTCTAGTGAAGCTCATCAGGTTGCATTATTACCAAATAAGCAAGCACAAATAAGTACTGAAGAAGTAGCACAAAAAAGTGGAGAAAGTGACATTGAAGATGAAGCAGAACGTACTATAAATATCACCTCAAGTGGCGTAACAACAACCATTACACTCACTAAAGCTAGCGATCAAAAAATGGATACTCAAGGAGCAAATCAATGAGTCAAATTATCCGTTTAACTGCGACTAATGGTCAAACGATAGAGTTTATAGATGAAGTAAAAGCACAAGGTGGAATGAAAGATGTAATGTTTTCACCTAATCGAGATTATGTAGTGGCATTTTTTCGTGAAAAAGCGGATCAGGAAACCAAAGAACGCTTAGAAATGATCACGGAAACATACCGCAAACGTATTTTTGAACAAGAGGGCGGCGAATATTTGAAGAAATTATTTTGTTGGCCTACTGCGGTAGTGGAATATCAAGGTCGATTAGGGGTAGTGAGCCCTTTTTATCGAGATTGTTTCTTCTTTCAATATGGTAGTCGTAATAACGATATGTTGCAAATTAAAGGCAAAGATAAAGATGGTAAATGGTTTGCTTCAGCTTCTAATCGTAACAAATTTCTTGATCCCAAAGAGCTGGGTGATTGGATGTTGCATCTGAAAGTCTGTTTGATGCTAGCTAGAGCAGTACGAAGAATGCATATGGCTGGATTAAGTCATAGTGATTTGGGTTATAAAAACTGTTTGATCGATCCGACAACGGGACAAGCTTGTTTAATTGATATTGATGGTTTGGTTGTACCAGGTAAACATCCTCCAACAGTAGTGGGAACGCCAGATTTTATTGCGCCAGAGGTTGTTGCAACTCAACATTTAGATAAGACAGATCCTAAACGTAAATTGCCGAGTCGAACAACAGATCTCCATGCATTAGCCGTATTGATTTATATGTATTTGCTTTATCGTCACCCTCTTCGTGGTGATAAGGTATTTGATATGAATGATAGCCAACGAGATGAAGAGCTAGCAATGGGGGAAAAAGCGCTTTTTATTGAACATCCAACAGATAAAAGTAACCGCATTAAGGTGAAAAACCTTCGGCCTACAGAATTGCCTTGGAAAGATACGGATAAGGTTCCTTATAAAATTACTGGACCATATCTGAGTGCATTATTTGAGCGAGCCTTTATTTCTGATTTGCATAATCCAGCGGGAAGACCAACGGCTGATGAATGGGAACAAGCTTTGGTCAAGACTGTTGATTTATTGCAGCCATGTAGCAATCCGAAATGCGAGCAGAAATGGTATGCCTTTGATAATTCGACTAAGCCGAAATGCCCATTTTGTGGCACATCACATCAGGGCGTATTACCTGTATTAAATCTCTATTCAGTAGCACCAAATGGCAGTTACCGTCCTGATAATCATCGTATTATGGTGTATGACGGGCAAGGACTTTACAAATGGCATGCGGATACGCGAGTTTTTCCAAATGAGAAACTCAAAACATCAGATGCTCAAAGAATGGCTTATTTTCGTTTTTATCAGGGCGATTGGTGGTTGGTAAATGAACATTTTCCACAAATGATTAATATTAAAACTAAGCAACTTATTGCAATAGGCGAAAAAGTAAAATTGGAAGAAGGTGGACAAATTTTATTGCAGCAAGGTGAAGGTGGGCGTTTACTTGTCGTCCAAATAGCTGGAGCGTAAAGAGCGGTTATTTTAATAAACAAAATAGGAGTAAACAATGGCAATTTCTTTAACAAAAGGACAAAACGTTTCATTAAGCAAAACAGATCCAAGTTTAAAAAATGTGTTGGTTGGTTTAGGCTGGGATGCTCGTTCTACTGATGGTCAGAATTTCGATTTAGATGCAAGCATTTTTATGACTAAAGAGAATGGTAAAGTCCCTTCAGATAGTTATTTTATTTTTTACAACCAAGTTCATTCGCCTTGCGGTGGAGTCGAACACACGGGGGATAATCTAACGGGAGATGGTGATGGAGATGATGAAAGTATCATTGTGAAATTAGATCAAATTCAAAATGATATTAAATCTCTTTTTATCGCTGTGACTATTCACGAAGCAGAAGCTCGCCGACAAAATTTTGGACAAGTAAGTAATGCGTTTGTTCGCTTGGTTAATCACGATACAGATGAAGAAATCGTTCGTTTTGATTTATCAGAAGATTACAGTACAGAAACAGCGATGATTTTTGGTGAAATCTATCGCCATAACGGAGAATGGAAATTTCGTGCTATTGGTCAAGGTTATTCAGGTGGATTGTATGCGCTGTGTCAACAATATGGCGTAAATGTAGGATAAGGAAAGCAGAAATGGCAGTTTCATTGAGTAAAATTACTTTAGAAAAACGAGGCGATAGCCATAAAATTGATTTATCTAAATCTACGGATGAACAGATCACAATCAATCTAAATTGGTCACAACAGCAGAAAAAAGGCGGTTTCTTTTCTAGTTTATTTGGGGCTAATAAAGAAATTGATTTAGATCTAGGAATCTATTGGGAGCTAAAAGATGGTACAGCAGGAATGATTGATGGTTTACAATTTTCTAAAGGGCAAGGTGGCCCTCGTCATAAGCTAAGTCGGCAAGGCCGTTATACTGACCTTCCATGGGTATGGCATTGTGGTGATGATCGTAGTGGTGGTAGTGAGAATGGTGAAACTATTTTGGTGAATCCAAAAGGCATTCAGGATTTGCGACGCTTGGTTGTATACTGTTTCATTTATGATGGCGTTGCTCAATGGGCTGAGTCTGACGCTGTTGTTACAGTAAAAGTACCGAATCAGCCTGAAATTGTCGTTGAAATGGGTAAACAAAGTGATCATCGTTCTTTTT comes from the Avibacterium avium genome and includes:
- a CDS encoding stress protein; translated protein: MAVSLSKITLEKRGDSHKIDLSKSTDEQITINLNWSQQQKKGGFFSSLFGANKEIDLDLGIYWELKDGTAGMIDGLQFSKGQGGPRHKLSRQGRYTDLPWVWHCGDDRSGGSENGETILVNPKGIQDLRRLVVYCFIYDGVAQWAESDAVVTVKVPNQPEIVVEMGKQSDHRSFCAIASIDFIGSQMSVRKEINFFNGHADCSQHYDWGFKFSAGSK